A region of Streptomyces sp. NBC_01750 DNA encodes the following proteins:
- a CDS encoding DM13 domain-containing protein: protein MRKWLGRPWGVAVLAVGLAVAGVALYWFQPWKLWVDETVQDAIPTAAETTGPADAAPAPPRTLASGELVSHEHRTSGSLKVLQLADGTRTLRLENLDTSNGPDLRVWITDAAVKHGTAGWRVFDDGKYVSLGKLKGNKGDQNYALPAGLDLKRYTSVSIWCDRFDVSFGAATLTRT from the coding sequence ATGCGGAAGTGGCTCGGCAGGCCATGGGGGGTGGCGGTGCTGGCCGTCGGCCTGGCAGTGGCCGGTGTAGCGCTGTACTGGTTCCAGCCGTGGAAGCTGTGGGTGGACGAGACCGTGCAGGACGCGATCCCCACGGCAGCCGAAACCACGGGCCCGGCGGACGCGGCCCCTGCGCCGCCGCGGACGCTGGCATCCGGCGAGCTGGTCAGCCATGAGCACCGTACGAGTGGCTCGTTGAAGGTACTGCAGCTCGCCGACGGGACGCGCACGCTCAGGCTGGAGAATCTCGATACGAGCAACGGTCCCGATCTGCGGGTGTGGATCACCGACGCCGCGGTGAAGCACGGCACCGCGGGCTGGCGCGTCTTCGACGACGGTAAGTACGTCAGCCTGGGCAAACTCAAGGGAAACAAGGGTGACCAGAACTACGCCCTGCCTGCCGGTCTGGATCTGAAGCGGTACACCAGCGTCAGCATCTGGTGCGACCGGTTCGACGTCTCCTTCGGTGCGGCCACACTCACCCGCACCTGA
- a CDS encoding DNA-binding protein NsdB, with protein MTGEPNTRLYDLFGLAGWSKGELARLVNRQAAAMGHPQLATDTSRVRRWIDMGESPRDPVPRVLAALFTERLGRVVTIEDLGFVRIGRAGRRRDVQGADNPDGLPWAPERTAAVLTEFTGMDLMLNRRGLVGAGAALAAGSALSSAMHDWLHTDPALAQDAPRIDSPLHAEPAGFDRYEAAPIGSQEIEALERSVEVFRAWDAARGGGLQRKAVVGQLNEVGGMLAYRHPDHLQRRLWGVAANLAVLAGWMSHDVGLEPTAQKYFVIAAHAAREGGDRPRAGEALSRAARQMVHLGRPDDALDLMKLAKSGSGEQILPRTQAMLHTIEAWAQAAMGRGQAMRRTLGEAEDLFVSDKGDVPPPSWMQMFNEADLHGMEALAYRTLAEHDPTAANTAQNHAKQALELREGGRQRSKIFDYISLASACFIADDPEQADRYARLALVSMGETSSHRTWDRLREMYRLTGHYAGYPKIQDLREEIQLALPNSPSKRSRSVEI; from the coding sequence GTGACCGGAGAACCCAACACCCGCCTCTACGATCTGTTCGGCCTGGCCGGCTGGTCCAAGGGGGAACTCGCGAGACTCGTGAACCGGCAGGCGGCGGCCATGGGCCACCCCCAGCTGGCGACGGACACCTCGCGGGTGCGGCGTTGGATCGACATGGGGGAGTCCCCACGCGATCCCGTGCCACGAGTGCTGGCAGCTCTGTTCACCGAGCGACTCGGTCGTGTCGTGACCATCGAGGACCTCGGGTTCGTGCGCATCGGGCGAGCGGGTAGACGGCGGGACGTCCAGGGAGCTGACAACCCTGACGGCCTTCCGTGGGCGCCGGAACGGACGGCGGCGGTCCTCACCGAATTCACGGGAATGGACCTCATGCTCAACCGACGCGGCTTGGTGGGCGCGGGTGCCGCGCTTGCCGCAGGCTCCGCACTCAGCAGCGCCATGCACGACTGGCTGCACACCGACCCCGCACTCGCTCAGGACGCACCCCGTATCGACAGTCCCCTGCACGCCGAGCCCGCTGGGTTCGACCGCTATGAGGCCGCCCCCATCGGGTCGCAGGAGATCGAGGCACTGGAGCGTTCCGTCGAAGTGTTCCGCGCCTGGGATGCCGCCCGTGGCGGCGGGCTCCAGCGCAAGGCCGTTGTGGGACAGCTCAACGAAGTGGGCGGCATGCTCGCCTACCGGCACCCCGACCATCTCCAGCGGCGCCTGTGGGGCGTCGCCGCCAACCTTGCGGTACTCGCCGGCTGGATGTCCCACGACGTCGGCCTCGAACCCACCGCCCAGAAGTACTTCGTCATCGCCGCCCACGCGGCACGCGAGGGGGGCGACCGCCCGCGCGCCGGCGAAGCGCTCTCGAGGGCCGCCCGCCAGATGGTCCACCTGGGCCGTCCCGACGACGCGCTGGACCTGATGAAGCTCGCCAAGTCCGGCTCCGGGGAACAGATCCTGCCGCGCACGCAGGCGATGCTGCACACCATCGAAGCCTGGGCACAGGCCGCCATGGGCCGCGGCCAGGCCATGCGCCGCACCCTGGGCGAGGCCGAGGACCTGTTCGTGTCCGACAAGGGCGATGTACCGCCCCCCAGTTGGATGCAGATGTTCAACGAGGCGGATCTGCACGGTATGGAGGCACTGGCGTACCGCACCCTCGCCGAGCACGATCCGACCGCGGCGAACACCGCACAGAACCACGCCAAACAGGCGCTGGAGCTGCGCGAGGGCGGCCGCCAGCGCTCCAAGATCTTCGACTACATCTCGCTGGCGTCGGCGTGCTTCATCGCGGACGACCCCGAACAGGCCGACCGCTACGCAAGGCTGGCGCTCGTCTCGATGGGGGAGACCTCCTCGCACCGCACGTGGGACAGGCTGCGGGAGATGTACCGGCTGACAGGGCACTACGCGGGTTACCCGAAGATCCAGGACCTGCGCGAGGAAATCCAGCTGGCTCTGCCCAACAGCCCCTCCAAGAGGTCGAGGAGCGTCGAGATCTAG
- a CDS encoding PP2C family protein-serine/threonine phosphatase, with protein MPSHVFADRPAPQPPERGAVDALISQTRRLRGDVDAVRRDAAVEDDDPQGRWQRALCDLAVHHLDDLGTHLGQLKEGLPEEAVEAFEDELAAYEADHAQRTGSLLSRVGSAEWNLLTDEVNWSDELYRILGRSPDSGPMSLDELPSMVFAEDQALLTALVTDCLVDGRPIDGEFRMVRADGRVRTVHMMGEPVLDADGSTASMWAVLRDVSELRRSQRAVRESRDSLQRRQHFAQTERRLAVELQEAVLPPWRGPLQFPLDGPTALDVSAHYLPSTNSALIGGDWYDASQLPGGDSLLSVGDLTGHGVTTTSTMAMLLGALRGMAVAGIRPGPLMAHLNHLLETSAQPALGSAVCCRYDPAGRTLSWAQAGHPAPMLFRNGTGRALAPPAGVLLGASSAATYEQAEVQLLPGDLLVLHTDGLTRTRACAEGDMDRLLALGPRFTGTRDAQECVRTVVEEFGEDDREHDACVMVARIGG; from the coding sequence ATGCCGTCCCATGTGTTCGCGGACCGTCCCGCCCCGCAGCCGCCCGAGCGCGGCGCCGTTGACGCGCTGATCTCACAGACGCGCCGGCTGCGTGGCGACGTGGACGCCGTGCGCCGGGATGCCGCGGTGGAAGACGACGACCCGCAGGGGCGGTGGCAGCGGGCCCTGTGCGACCTGGCGGTTCACCATCTCGACGATCTCGGCACCCACCTGGGACAGCTCAAGGAAGGGCTGCCGGAAGAAGCCGTCGAGGCCTTCGAGGACGAGCTCGCCGCATACGAGGCGGACCACGCCCAGCGCACCGGTTCGCTGCTCAGCAGGGTCGGCAGTGCCGAGTGGAATCTCCTGACCGACGAGGTCAACTGGTCCGACGAGCTGTACCGGATCCTCGGTCGCTCCCCGGACAGCGGCCCCATGTCCCTGGACGAACTGCCGTCCATGGTGTTCGCGGAGGACCAGGCGCTGCTGACCGCGCTGGTGACGGACTGTCTCGTCGACGGCCGTCCCATCGACGGCGAATTCCGCATGGTCCGGGCCGACGGACGGGTCCGTACGGTGCACATGATGGGCGAGCCCGTACTCGACGCCGACGGATCCACCGCCTCCATGTGGGCTGTCCTCCGCGACGTGAGCGAGCTGCGCCGCAGCCAGCGCGCCGTGCGTGAGAGCCGTGACTCGCTGCAGCGCCGACAGCACTTCGCGCAGACCGAGCGCCGGCTCGCGGTCGAACTGCAAGAAGCCGTACTTCCGCCCTGGCGCGGTCCCTTGCAGTTCCCGCTCGACGGACCCACCGCGCTGGACGTCTCCGCGCACTACCTGCCGTCCACGAACAGCGCCCTGATCGGCGGCGACTGGTACGACGCGAGCCAACTTCCGGGCGGCGACTCACTGTTGAGCGTCGGCGATCTCACCGGGCACGGCGTGACCACGACCTCGACGATGGCGATGCTGCTCGGTGCCCTGCGCGGAATGGCCGTGGCCGGGATCCGGCCGGGGCCGCTGATGGCGCATCTCAACCACCTGCTGGAGACCTCGGCCCAGCCCGCCCTGGGTAGTGCGGTGTGCTGTCGCTACGACCCGGCCGGACGAACCCTCTCCTGGGCACAGGCGGGACACCCCGCCCCGATGCTGTTCCGCAACGGGACGGGGCGTGCGCTTGCGCCGCCCGCCGGGGTGCTGCTCGGAGCGTCGTCCGCCGCCACCTATGAGCAGGCCGAGGTGCAACTGCTCCCCGGCGATCTGCTGGTCCTGCACACCGACGGGCTGACGCGCACACGAGCATGCGCGGAGGGCGACATGGACCGGCTGCTCGCGCTGGGACCACGGTTCACCGGGACCCGCGACGCGCAGGAGTGCGTACGGACGGTCGTCGAAGAGTTCGGTGAGGACGACCGCGAACACGACGCCTGTGTGATGGTCGCCAGGATCGGCGGGTAG